CTATTTTAGATTTTATTTTTGAACTTAGATTTTTATTTTTATTTAGTTCATTATAGGTATTTCTATCTAGATAAATATTGCATTGTATTTTGTATTCTTCTATAAATTTTTCTAAGTTAGCTAAATTATGATTCTTATAAAGGTACTTATCATAAATAAAAATATATTTTGCATCTTTAAACAGCGCTTTAAAATGCTCTATTGCTTTATCTCTTGGATCATCTTTTTTGAATGTTGCGCTTAGATTATTTTCTATTCTATCGCTAAAAATATTCACATTTGGAAATTTATCATTATCATCACAGAGAATTAATCGGAATTTCGGTATTTTATCAAGAAGTGGTAAAAACCTACTCATATCAAATGAAGCAATTTCTTTGCTAGCATAGCTAAGCTGCTCTTTTGTAAAAATAAACTCACCTTTAAAATAACACAAAAGAGCTTCAATACATCCCTCATCAAATTTACATTGATTTCTAAATTTAAGATATTCTAATGCTAATTTATCGCTCAAACGCATTACAAAAGCTCCCACAATTCAGCAGAATTAGCATCAAAAAATCCACTTGGATACTTCCTTAAATTACCATTATCATCTACAAATTTACCACTATTTCCTACATTTATCTTTTCAAAATCACTATTTTGATTCGCTTTATAATAAATTACTATATCACTAGAATCAAAATTTTTCTTACACACTTCATAGCAAGCGCTATTTATTATATGTTCTGAATGAGTTTCTAAGATAACTTGAACACCATTTTTAGCCAAAAATATAAAAAATTTAGCCATATTTGAAATAGCTTTTGGGTGTAAGTGAATCTCTGGATTTTCTACGATAAAAATATCGCCCTTTTTACAATTAAGCCCAATTACTAAAATTCTCAAAGCATAGCTAATTCCAGTTCCTACATTAAAAGGTGAAAGCTCTTTATCAATATTTCTAAAATAATATTTTATTTCGATATTGCTTTCATTTATTTTATTTGTTTGTACATCAAAATCTAGTTCAAAAATTTCTTTACACCAACGCCAAAGCTGACCTTTTAAGCTCTCATCATCTTTAAATTTAATAATCCCTGCTTTTTCTTGCCAATGTTTATCGAAATATCCAAAAGTATATTCACCTTTTACGCCAAACTTTTCGTAATAACTATAACTCGATAAATCTTCTGCCCCTGTGCGATTCGCACTAATAAAAAATAAATTTTCTTCAAATTTTAACTCTTTTGAGCAATAAATTTTATTGTTTTCATCGCCTTCATTTATTTTACAAACTTCCCCATTTAGCTCTATATCAACGCTATCTTTTTTGATAAAGATATTTCTAACAATGTTAAATTTATCAAAGTTTCTTGTCAATTCTTGAAGCGAACGGCTGGTTCTATTGTCTAATGTAAGCAATATAGCGTGTAAAATAGATGATTTGCCAGATGAGTTAGTCCCTGTCAAAATCACCAAAGGCTTAAACTCAAAACTTTGCTCTTTTATGCTTTTAAAATTTGAAATTTTTAATTCTTTAATCATTAAGCAATCTTTCCATAGAGTCAAATCTAAATTTTATATTTTCTATAGAATCAATACCATAAGTAATTCTCTCTGGCTTATCAAATTCATCTTTTTTAAACTTTTCTAGCTTTTGGATATCTACCGCCACGCCTTTTTCAAGCGCTAAAACAAAAAGATAAACAACACTTTCAAATAGAAGCATATTTAAAGGTCTTTTTTTATTGTTTTTATTTTCAAACCTAAATAGCTCATCTGAGCCATTTTTTGCTATATTTTCCATGGCTTTTTTAAATTTATTTTTTAAATCATCTAAATTTAGCTCTTTTTCTTTATTATTTATCTCTTTCATCGCATTAGCAAGGATTTCATCAATGCTGCCTTCAATTTTGGCTTCTATTTTTTCTTGCCTAATTAGATAAAAAACTATAAATCTTAATATCAAATATCTATCTTTCATTGTCTTTATAGCATTTTCTTTAAGATTAGTTGCTTTTTTGAAGTTTTCATCACGGCTTAATTCATTAATAAGCTTAGTGCTAGCACCTTGATAGAGTGCATTTCTCATCTCTTGGTGATTTAGCTGTGTTCCGCCACGATTTAATCTATCAAAAAGATTAAATTTAATATCTTCATTTGTAGGCGGCAATAGGGCGTAAATTTCTAGTTGATAATCCTCAAAGCTATTTTGAAGCAATGGTTCTAATTCGCTAAATTTTTTACCATTTAATTCGCTTAAAATTGTTAGTTTTGAAAGTTTTAATTTATCTTTGTAAAATTGCTGAATAGCACGAAGTCTTTGTCTGCCATCTACTACTTGTCTCATACCGCTACTTGTCTGAAATAGATAAAACACAGGCAATGGAATTCCTATCAAAATACTTTCTATCAGCTCTGATTTTTGTTTGTCATCCCATCTATCATCATCTCTTTGAAACTCTGGGTCTAACTCTATTAATCCACGCTCAGGGTTATCAAGCTTTCTATTGATATCAAAAATGCTTATTCTTTCTTTGCTAATGCGCAATTTTTCTTTATAATCCTTTTTTAAATTCTCTGCTAGTGTATTTAAGCTTTCTTCGCCTTCAAAGCCTTCAAATTCTTCATTTTTATTACCTACTTCATTATTCATTCTAACTCCTTTTGATTTTTGAAATTATAGCAAATTTAAATCTCTTTTTTGCCTGTTACGCACTCGTAAATTAGAGATTTTTTATACTCTTTTAGTGTGGTAATCTGCTTAGTGTAATTCTCATTTAATCTATCTATTTTTTCGCACTTTTTATCTAGGAATTCTGCTATTTCTTTTTGCTCGTTGAGTGGGGGTAAAACTACAAACAAATTTGAAATTTCACGAGATGAAATATGAACCACTTTTAATTTTGCTTTACCATAGCTTTTTTGATTTCTAGCATAATTGCAATCTAACGCATAATTTAAAAAGCTAGGATTTTGCTTATGATTTAAAATTATTATATCGCCACCTGCTAAGCATTTTTTATGACCCAAATAAACTACATTTTTTCCAATTTCTTCTATAAGCTCACCAGTACAAGTAAATAAAATATCGCCATATCCAAAATAAGAAGTAGAATTTAAAACTTTTTCAAAAGTGTAAGAAAAGCACTCATCAAAAGAATAATTATATTTTGTATAAATTTCGCCGTATCTCACACAAGGCATATCGCCGTTTTCAAAAACTTGTTCTTTTGTAATTCCATTGCCTTTATAAATTTTAGTTGCGATGTATTTTAGTTTTTTGATTTCCCAATGTTTTGGGATTTGCCCTATCCAAGGAATTCCGCTATCTTTAAATTTTAAAATTTTAGGATTTAGTCCTTTGGTTACACACTCGCTTATGAGTGATTTTTTATACTCTTTTAGAGTGTTTATTTTACGCTCTAAATTTTCTACTCTTTTATCAATTATCTCGCACTTTTTATCCAAAAATTCCGCTATTTTCTTTTGCTCATTGAGTGGGGGATAAGGTAAAAAAACATTATTTAGGTTTGACATAGGAATTCTCATGCGAATTTCTAAAATTCCATTGCCAAGACCTTTTAGAGAATTTTGAAATACACTAGTTTGAAAAATATAATTATAAAATTTTATATTTGAATTCTCTTTTGAATATAACGCATAATACACAGGACTTATCGCACCAAAATAACTTGATAAACCAACAGAGCCGATTACTACATTCATACTATTTAAAATAATATCATTTGGATAGGCTAATTTATAGCCAGTAATATCATCTTTTGAGATATTGCCTTGCGCTCCTTTTTCGCTATATGGGATAACGCCTTTTTCATTTGTTAAAGATAAAATAAAATCAGTTTTAACCGGCTTATTATTTTCTTTGCGTTCATTTAATGTAAATTTCAGCCTTTTAACTTCCCAATGTTTTGGAATTTGCCCTATCCAAGAAATCCCACTATCTTTAAATTCTAGAATTCTACTTTTCATCTTTTAACTTTCATAAAAATAACTTTGTTCTAAGCCTTTAAAAATAATATATTCATCATTTATTTTTTCGCTTAGGGCTGATTTTAGCAATGTTTTTAGCTCTAGGTCATTTATAGGACTTCGCTCCATTGCGGCTAGATACTCGTATTTATCTACCTTTTGCCACTCTATTATGAGTCCTAGTGTGCTTTTTAGCATTAGGTCTAGCCATATACGCATACTTCTGCCATTGCCTTCTAAAAATGGATGCGCTACATTCATCTCTATGTATTTTTCTATGATTTCATCAAAGTTTGAGTGGGGTAGTTTTTCTATTTTGGCTAGGGCTTCGTTTAGATATAAGCAGTTAGCAAAGCGAAAGCTACCTTTTTTGATATTTTGCTCTCTTATTTTCCCAGCAAAAGGATAAAGCCCAGCAAATAAATACAAATGAATATCCAAAAGCCCCTTTAATGAGCCTATCTCAATCCTTGCGATTTGCCCACTAGAAAAGAGCCTTTTTGCGTTTTCTAGACTTTTTGCATCTATTTCATTTAATAGTTCACTCATCAAAAAGCCCACTTTCAAGCTCTCTTGCTTCTTTTTCTAGGTTTTGGAATTCTAGTTTTATCTCATCAGTGCTTTTAGGGCTTTGGTATTTGTAGAAGTAGCGAGTAAATGGAATTTCGGCGCCGATTTTGCCCTCATCAAAGGCCTTTGCTAGTGGCAAATGTGGCAAGACCTCAGCCCTCATGTATTCATCAATGCTAGCATTAATGTTGATTATCTCGCTATCACGGCTATCTTTATCGTAGATAATCTCGCCTTTTTTATCTCTTTGAATTTGTGCTTCATCGTCATCACGGCTAAATATTTTGGCTATTTTGTCTAGTGTTTTGGTATCTTTGATATCTAAAATTTGTTTTAAAAAGCTGATAAATTCATCTTTGTTTAGATATTTTTTACTATCTTTATGGCCATTTAATTTGGTTATTATCACACTAGCAAGCTCTTTGGCATCTTTTTGTTTGCTTAGCTCTTTTTGCTCTTTTTGGGTTAGTTCATCTTTGTTTTCTAATTCTGTTATTTTGGTCTCATTATAAAAGGCAGATTTCAAGCTCTCTAGGCTCTCATCTGTGATGGTATAGCTCTTTTGAAGTGGGGTCATTATGGTGTATTCTTTATAGATAAATTCGCTATTAGTATAGATTTTACAATGCTCATTCTCTTTAAAATCTTTGTAAATTTGGGTAATTTGTGCTATATTTTGCTCATTTAGCTCGTTTCTTTTATTGCCCATTGATTTTCTAAGCTTTATATAGAAGCTACTAGCGTCGATTAGTGCTAGTTTGCCTTTTCTTTCATTTGGCTTGGATTTGCGTAGTATCCATATATAAGTAGCGATTCCAGTGTTATAAAAAAGATCTGTTGGCAAGGCGATAATGCTATCTATATAGTCATTTTCTAGTAGATAGCGGCGAATTTGACTCTCGCCTGAGGTGGTATCGCCACTAAATAGCGGAGAGCCATTTTGAATGATGGCGATTTTGCCATTATCTTTGACCTTTTCTAGGGCTGATTGTAAAAAGAGAAGTTGCGCATCGCTTTTGGCTGGTAGTCCTGCCAAAAAGCGAGATTTGCTCTCATAGGCTAGTCTTACAGCGTCTTCTACGCCATCTTTTGCTTTTTCTCCGCCCCATGAAGTGCCAAATGGTGGATTTTCGATGATGAAATCAAATTTTTCATTTGGGAATTCATTGTTTTTTAGAGTATCTGTTTTTAAAATATTTTTTTCATTTTGTCCTTTTATGAGTATATCGGCTTTGCAAATAGCGTAGCTCTCGCCGTTGATCTCTTGGCCGTATAGATAAATTTGTGCTTTATTGTTTTGTGCTTTTAGCTTTTCATTTGCTATGCTTAGCATTCCGCCTGTTCCACAAGCTTGGTCTAGGACTGAAATTACTTTATTATCGCCTTGTATATCTACACCAAAAAGCAAAATATCCACCATTAAAGCGATGATATCACGACCTGTATAGTGATCGCCGGCTTCTGCATTTTCGCTAAATTTGCGGATTAGTTCTTCAAATATATAGCCCATTGTGTGATTTGGGACGATTTTGGGATCTAAGTCAAGTTCGCTAAAAGCTTTGATGATACTAAAAAGGCAGTTTTCTTTGCTCATTTTGTCTATCTGTTTTTGGAATTCTAGATTTTCAAATATCTCTTTGATATTGTCGCTAAAGCCATCTATATAATTTATCAAATTTGCTTTTATGTTGTTTTGGTCGTTTCTAAGCTCTTTTAGATCAAATTTGCTTGTGTTATAAAATTTATATCCGCTTGCTCTTTCTAACACTTTTGCTGGGCAGTTTTTTTCGCTATTATACTTTTCTAGCACTTTGTTTTTGGTATCAGCTAAGGCGCACTCAAATCTGCGTAAAATAACCATGGGGATAATCACATCTTTATATTTATCACTAGTGTAGGCTCCACGAAGCTTATCAGCTATATTCCAAATAAAATTTACCTCTTTGCTAATATCCATTTTTACTCTTTTAAGTTTTGATTATTGTCAAGTATTATAACATAAATTAATATATTATTAAAAATTATATAATTATAAAAAATGGATTAAATAATGTTAATATCATATATAAATAATAAATCAAATAATATAAATTTTTAATTTACTTATATTTTTTAATCTATTAAAATATATCGTTATACACACGGCATCTCAGATTTTCATCTTTAGTGATAATTAGTTTTGCTTTTAATAGCTTGATTTTCTCGTTATGCTTTACAAGTTAGCCTTTGTAGCAACTAACTACATTTTGATAGTGTTTGGCTTGTGAGATAGTTTCAAGTTTTGCTATGCGTTTATTTTTAAAGGCGTATTTAAGGCAAATTGGCTCGTAATCTCTAGCTTGAGATTTTATCTGCTCTTCTTAGCCAACTCTCTTTGTGTTATACCTAAGATCACGGCATACTCTTTTTAACTATGTCTTTGCTTATTATCTATCCTTGTCTTTATGTCGGGTCGTATTTTAATAAAATCATTATATAAAAAACAGGGGTTAAATTTACCACTTAACAACCACTTCTGACAATTAAACTTTTTGGAAGAGAGAATTTCTCTATGATATCTATCTCTCTTCTTCTCATCTCTCCATCATCATTCTCATGATCAAATCCTAATACGTGAAGCAGTCCATGAATAAACAATAAAGCTATCTCATCTTCTACTTTATGACCTAGCTCTTTTGATTTTGAACTAGCTAAATCAATGTTTATAACAATAGATCCAATAGGGAAATGGGGTACATACTCAAGTGGAAAGCTAAGCACATCTGTAGTTTTATCTATATTTCTCTCTTTTTTATTTATCTCTTGCATTTCATCACTACTAACAAATACAAGCTCAATCTCTGCTTTAGTAAGCTCATCGCATATATCATCTAAAATACTAGGGTAATTTGTATCACAAAGTATCAAATTTAGTCCTTGATGTGAATTAAAGATATAATTATACCAAGAATTCTGATTATAAGATATCTCTATCAATCGCTTTTTATCTTTTAAAACTATGAAGAAATAGTTATAACAACTAAAAAGCTTGCTACATAGAAAATTATCTCTGTTGTCTTATTTGTAGCTTAGAATATAAATTTATAATTACGATCTTGCTCAAATATAGGCATTATGGAGCAAGATCAAATAACGTTGTCATCTTTAATATAAAAATAATCAACAGCACAAAAAAGTATAATAAACGCAAAGATTATAAATGAATATATCATTTTAATTATCTTTTAAGCTGATTGACTATAGAAAGCATATCATCGCTCGTAGTGATAGCTTTTGAGTTTGCTTCATAAGCACGTTGTCCAGTGATAAGATCAGTCATCTCTTCAACAAGCTGTACGTTACTCATCTCAACAAAATGTTGTTTTATCTGACCAAAACCGTCAGTTCCGCCATTTCCGACTACAGGAGCTCCACTCGCCGCAGTTTCTAAAAAATTGTTATCTCCCATAGCATGCAGTCCAGCTGGATTTATAAAATTTGCAAGTTCTATCTGTCCTATTTGCGTCATCTGTTGATTGCCCGGCTGAAGTACAGAAACAGTTCCATCAACGCCTACTGAAATCTCAGTAGCATCAGCAGGAATATTCATCTCAGGAAGTAGCCTATAGCCGTCGCTATTTACTATATTTCCATCGCCATCAAGCTTAAAAGCGCCATTTCTAGTATAAGCAGTGGTTCCATCTGGAAGTTGAACTTGAAAAAATCCATTGCCTGCTATTACCATATCAAGAGCATTTCCTGTTTCTTTAAAATATCCTTGAGTGAAAGTTTTTGTTATGGCTGTAGGTCTGACGCCAAGACCCACTTCCATACCAGTTGGGCTCATCGTCGTCGTGCTAGTAGGAGTCCCTGCGTATTGCATAGTCTGATACATAAGATCTGCAAATTCGGCACGATTTTTCTTATATCCTATAGTATTTACGTTTGCGATGTTGTGTGAAGTAGTATCTATCTGCGTTTGTTGAGCTACCATTCCAGTAGCTGCTGTATAAAGTGATCTTATCATAATTTATCCTTATTATGCTTTAGCCAAAGCTAATTTATTTGTTGCTTCTTGATTTAAATCATTCATATGTGTATTCATAACCCTTTGATACATATCAACAAGCCTATTTGTTTCTATAAGTCCCACCATTTCCAAGACTGGATTTACGTTTGAAATTTGAACATATCCTTGAGCTACAGAACCACTATCCTCGACATCTCTTAATTCATTTAAATTTGGTATCGTATAGAGATTATCGCCCTCTTTTTGTAAATTTCTAATCTCTCTTGGTTGAGCCATAAAAAATCTACCCAAAGGTTCATTTTGATTATATACATTTCCGTCTTTATCTATATTTATAGTAGCACCATCAGGAATTCTGATGCCTCGAACAATTGGCGGTTGATTTTCATAGTTGTTTGGCAATACTCTATATCCATCTTTTGTCACGATATAGCCTTCATTGTCCAAGCTAAAAGCGCCGTTTTTAGTCAGTCTCTCTCCATTTGGCGTATCTACAAGAAAAAATATATCCGATTTTCCTATAGCTACATCTAATGGATTATTTGAGACCCTAAGTCCGCCTGAACTAAAATCTGTATATTGTTCATCTATATGAGGCACTCTATCAATGGTGCGATTTAAAAATTTAGCAGCATCTTTTGTATTATTTTCTAATGGTAAAATATCTCTTGTTTCTTTAAAAATTCTCTCAAAGTCAGCGATAACGACATCATCTCTTTTGTAGCCGATAGTATTGATATTTGCTAGATTATTTGTGATGACATCAAGCCTATTAAACTGCGTAACCATAGCTCCTGTTGCTTGATAATAGCCGTTTTGCATATCTTCTCCTGCGTAGATTTTCTTAACTAAATCCAGTATAAGCAACTTGTATTCCAAATTTAAAATGATAGATTTTATACTCTTACAAAAAGTTCATTTTATATATTATTAATAAAAATTTGTGTATAATCCACAATTCTTATTAATACAAATCAGATAAAATCATACAAATAAAGGAGCTTTATATGAGTGCGGCAAAAGAGATTTTTGCACAAATTGAAGAGTTGTTTAAAGAAAATTCAAAAGGATACGTGACTTTTGAAAAGCTTGTAAGACTATTTGACAAAGCTCCAACAGCTGCTGCTATAAAAAAAGTAGAAGCTTTAGCAGGGTTACACAAAATACAGCTAATCAGTGCCGTAGAAGCAGCAAAATTAAAAACATTACAAGACGCAAAAACAAAAGAAGAAGATAGGTTAAATATCATAGATAATCCGCTCGAAGAAGAATTTGACCTTACTAGCGAAAACGAACTTTTAGAATGGTCTCGCTCAGATAGCCCTGTAAGAATGTACCTAAGAGAAATGGGACAAATTTCACTGCTTACAAAAGAAGAAGAAGTAGAGATCAGCAAAAAAATAGAACTCGGAGAAGACATTATCATAGACGCGTTTTGCTCAGTTCCATATCTTATAGATTTTA
The sequence above is a segment of the Campylobacter hyointestinalis subsp. lawsonii genome. Coding sequences within it:
- the fic gene encoding protein adenylyltransferase Fic produces the protein MSELLNEIDAKSLENAKRLFSSGQIARIEIGSLKGLLDIHLYLFAGLYPFAGKIREQNIKKGSFRFANCLYLNEALAKIEKLPHSNFDEIIEKYIEMNVAHPFLEGNGRSMRIWLDLMLKSTLGLIIEWQKVDKYEYLAAMERSPINDLELKTLLKSALSEKINDEYIIFKGLEQSYFYES
- a CDS encoding MIT C-terminal domain-containing protein — protein: MSDKLALEYLKFRNQCKFDEGCIEALLCYFKGEFIFTKEQLSYASKEIASFDMSRFLPLLDKIPKFRLILCDDNDKFPNVNIFSDRIENNLSATFKKDDPRDKAIEHFKALFKDAKYIFIYDKYLYKNHNLANLEKFIEEYKIQCNIYLDRNTYNELNKNKNLSSKIKSKIAIDKAHNLNSENTHDRYIMIDNNIEIILTSGIDYLFDTSKDFTYIIREI
- a CDS encoding flagellar hook-basal body protein; the protein is MQNGYYQATGAMVTQFNRLDVITNNLANINTIGYKRDDVVIADFERIFKETRDILPLENNTKDAAKFLNRTIDRVPHIDEQYTDFSSGGLRVSNNPLDVAIGKSDIFFLVDTPNGERLTKNGAFSLDNEGYIVTKDGYRVLPNNYENQPPIVRGIRIPDGATINIDKDGNVYNQNEPLGRFFMAQPREIRNLQKEGDNLYTIPNLNELRDVEDSGSVAQGYVQISNVNPVLEMVGLIETNRLVDMYQRVMNTHMNDLNQEATNKLALAKA
- a CDS encoding restriction endonuclease subunit S encodes the protein MKSRILEFKDSGISWIGQIPKHWEVKRLKFTLNERKENNKPVKTDFILSLTNEKGVIPYSEKGAQGNISKDDITGYKLAYPNDIILNSMNVVIGSVGLSSYFGAISPVYYALYSKENSNIKFYNYIFQTSVFQNSLKGLGNGILEIRMRIPMSNLNNVFLPYPPLNEQKKIAEFLDKKCEIIDKRVENLERKINTLKEYKKSLISECVTKGLNPKILKFKDSGIPWIGQIPKHWEIKKLKYIATKIYKGNGITKEQVFENGDMPCVRYGEIYTKYNYSFDECFSYTFEKVLNSTSYFGYGDILFTCTGELIEEIGKNVVYLGHKKCLAGGDIIILNHKQNPSFLNYALDCNYARNQKSYGKAKLKVVHISSREISNLFVVLPPLNEQKEIAEFLDKKCEKIDRLNENYTKQITTLKEYKKSLIYECVTGKKEI
- a CDS encoding DUF262 domain-containing protein, with product MNNEVGNKNEEFEGFEGEESLNTLAENLKKDYKEKLRISKERISIFDINRKLDNPERGLIELDPEFQRDDDRWDDKQKSELIESILIGIPLPVFYLFQTSSGMRQVVDGRQRLRAIQQFYKDKLKLSKLTILSELNGKKFSELEPLLQNSFEDYQLEIYALLPPTNEDIKFNLFDRLNRGGTQLNHQEMRNALYQGASTKLINELSRDENFKKATNLKENAIKTMKDRYLILRFIVFYLIRQEKIEAKIEGSIDEILANAMKEINNKEKELNLDDLKNKFKKAMENIAKNGSDELFRFENKNNKKRPLNMLLFESVVYLFVLALEKGVAVDIQKLEKFKKDEFDKPERITYGIDSIENIKFRFDSMERLLND
- a CDS encoding AAA family ATPase, whose amino-acid sequence is MIKELKISNFKSIKEQSFEFKPLVILTGTNSSGKSSILHAILLTLDNRTSRSLQELTRNFDKFNIVRNIFIKKDSVDIELNGEVCKINEGDENNKIYCSKELKFEENLFFISANRTGAEDLSSYSYYEKFGVKGEYTFGYFDKHWQEKAGIIKFKDDESLKGQLWRWCKEIFELDFDVQTNKINESNIEIKYYFRNIDKELSPFNVGTGISYALRILVIGLNCKKGDIFIVENPEIHLHPKAISNMAKFFIFLAKNGVQVILETHSEHIINSACYEVCKKNFDSSDIVIYYKANQNSDFEKINVGNSGKFVDDNGNLRKYPSGFFDANSAELWELL
- a CDS encoding type I restriction-modification system subunit M, translating into MDISKEVNFIWNIADKLRGAYTSDKYKDVIIPMVILRRFECALADTKNKVLEKYNSEKNCPAKVLERASGYKFYNTSKFDLKELRNDQNNIKANLINYIDGFSDNIKEIFENLEFQKQIDKMSKENCLFSIIKAFSELDLDPKIVPNHTMGYIFEELIRKFSENAEAGDHYTGRDIIALMVDILLFGVDIQGDNKVISVLDQACGTGGMLSIANEKLKAQNNKAQIYLYGQEINGESYAICKADILIKGQNEKNILKTDTLKNNEFPNEKFDFIIENPPFGTSWGGEKAKDGVEDAVRLAYESKSRFLAGLPAKSDAQLLFLQSALEKVKDNGKIAIIQNGSPLFSGDTTSGESQIRRYLLENDYIDSIIALPTDLFYNTGIATYIWILRKSKPNERKGKLALIDASSFYIKLRKSMGNKRNELNEQNIAQITQIYKDFKENEHCKIYTNSEFIYKEYTIMTPLQKSYTITDESLESLKSAFYNETKITELENKDELTQKEQKELSKQKDAKELASVIITKLNGHKDSKKYLNKDEFISFLKQILDIKDTKTLDKIAKIFSRDDDEAQIQRDKKGEIIYDKDSRDSEIININASIDEYMRAEVLPHLPLAKAFDEGKIGAEIPFTRYFYKYQSPKSTDEIKLEFQNLEKEARELESGLFDE
- the ybeY gene encoding rRNA maturation RNase YbeY, whose amino-acid sequence is MILCDTNYPSILDDICDELTKAEIELVFVSSDEMQEINKKERNIDKTTDVLSFPLEYVPHFPIGSIVINIDLASSKSKELGHKVEDEIALLFIHGLLHVLGFDHENDDGEMRRREIDIIEKFSLPKSLIVRSGC
- the flgG gene encoding flagellar basal-body rod protein FlgG: MIRSLYTAATGMVAQQTQIDTTSHNIANVNTIGYKKNRAEFADLMYQTMQYAGTPTSTTTMSPTGMEVGLGVRPTAITKTFTQGYFKETGNALDMVIAGNGFFQVQLPDGTTAYTRNGAFKLDGDGNIVNSDGYRLLPEMNIPADATEISVGVDGTVSVLQPGNQQMTQIGQIELANFINPAGLHAMGDNNFLETAASGAPVVGNGGTDGFGQIKQHFVEMSNVQLVEEMTDLITGQRAYEANSKAITTSDDMLSIVNQLKR